TCAATGCCCGCCGGAGGGATGTGGCCGTTCCATACTGCTTAACCAGCGTCACCTCAACGCGGTACAGTCTATCGAGCTGGCCTGCCACCATGTCGAAACCCCCCTCCAGAGACTCGAGCATTCACTCCACCCGTGGGTGGCCTTTGTTGTGGTTCCGGTCTTTGCACTTGCCAATGCAGGTATAACCTTTGGAGAGGTCGAGTTATCCAGGGCCTTCAGCGACCCCTTGACGCTTGGTATTATATTAGGTCTCGTCGTCGGAAAACCCCTCGGGATAAGCCTCTCCTCCTTTATCTTCGTAAAGAGCGGACTTGCTTCACTCCCTAAAAGCATAAGGTGGGAACACATCCTGGGGGCAAGTATGCTTGGTGGAATCGGCTTTACCATGTCACTGTTCATTGCGGGGCTTTCTTTCCCCGCCGGGGAGATACTCAATTATTCAAAACTGGGGATCATTACCGCCTCCTTGATTTCGGGAATTGTCGGCCTCTCCTTCCTCTATCTCTTCTCTTTTAAAAAAAATCCCTGAGACTTCTCTATTAATTTTATTAATAACCTTTTTATTCAATTGATTAGATATAAGAGCAAATGTTACTTTATCGGACACACCCTAACCGTGTTTCAGGATTAAAAGGTAACGAATTGTAACAAGTGCCTGTTGGACATTCTCGAATCAGAACACCTGAACACAGGGTTTGCCGGGCACTGCAATCAAACTTCCGGGAGGTTCCTTTTGGTAGAGAGGTTGGAGCGGATTATACAGACCTGCATAGAGGATGAGGGAAATGTCATATCCGTCCTGCAGGACATAGAGGATTCTTTTGGGTACATACCCGAAGAGGCCATCTACTGGATATCGGAAAGACTGGATATTCCAGCTGCAAAGTTCTTCGGCGTAGCCACGTTCTATGCCCAGTTCCACCTCAAACCCAGGGGTGAGAATATAATTACCGCCTGCTGCGGAACAGCCTGCCATGTAAAGGGATCGGAAAGACTGATCAACAGCCTTATCAAAGAACTCCAGATCCCCTCGGGCGAGGAAACCTCGGAGGACGGGAAGTTCACCGTTGAAAAGGTAAACTGTGTAGGGGCCTGCAGCATCGCCCCGGTGGTAATAATCAATAAAGCGATCCACGGCAAAATGTCGGCTGACAAATTAATGAAGGAAATCAGGAAACTTAAATAACTCATGGAAAGGGAAAACATTACCATAAAGGTATGTATGGGAACAGGCGGGCTTGCCGCCGGTGGAGAGGCCGTGATGACAGCCTTTGAGGAAAACCTGAAGTCCGCTCAACTGGATGCCTCGGTTTCAAGGC
The window above is part of the bacterium BMS3Abin08 genome. Proteins encoded here:
- the hndA_1 gene encoding NADP-reducing hydrogenase subunit HndA, which codes for MVERLERIIQTCIEDEGNVISVLQDIEDSFGYIPEEAIYWISERLDIPAAKFFGVATFYAQFHLKPRGENIITACCGTACHVKGSERLINSLIKELQIPSGEETSEDGKFTVEKVNCVGACSIAPVVIINKAIHGKMSADKLMKEIRKLK